GCATCCTCACGAGTATCGCGGTTGCCCATGCGATGCTCGCCTTGGGCATTCACGACTCGAGGTTCTGCAAATGCAGGAGGTAGGAGAAAGAAATCGGCAGCGATGATGTGCAGGAACGAAACCAGAAGACACGTCTTGTACAGAGCCACATAGCGGGGCAATGACGGTTGCTGGAATCGACCGGACATCGCATACCCTCTCGCCTGTACGCGGCAGATGGAACGACTGGTGGAATCAGCTTAACACCGAGACAACGGTTCTGCCAGCATTCGGCGGGTGCCGTCTCCACCTTGCCTTCCGGAAAATTTGCATGTTAGGGTACTCCTTTCGCCTATGAAACAAGCGGATCATCGTCACGTCATGACACATCGTTCTTCGCGCATATGCACAAGGTTGGGAGCTCTTCTCGCCTGCTGGCTTGCTATCGGAGCCTCCACACCCGTTTATGCGACGCCTCCCGTCGGCGAAGCAGCCGCTCCGCTCAACTCCGTAACAGAGCATGTCATCCTGTTCGTCCTTGAAGGATTCAGCCAGGACTCGCTCAAGAGCGGCGCCATGCCGGTTCTCAGCAAGCTCGTCAAAGAAGGGTCTGTGACATGGTCGGCCAACGCGGTTCAGCCGGCCTTACGGCTTCCCATGATGGCGTCGCTCGTCACCGGCCTACCGGTTGAGAAACATGGGATTACCTGGAATTCGTTTGAGTTCAGCCGGGGCTATCCACGCGCCCCTAGCCTCTTCGACTATTTGGATGTCGCCGGAGGCCGAGACAGTGCCGTCTTTTTTATGGACGAGGCACTCTATCAACTCGCGAAACCGGCACCCTACACCGACTATCAACTCTGTGGGGCATTGCGGCCGGAGTGCGGCGCACAGAAGCTCGTCGCTTACATTCAACAGTATTTCCAGAAGGCCTCAAGCGGTCATGGGTACGGCCATGCAGTCCATGCCCTCCCACATCTGTTAGTAGTACATCTTCCAGAAGCGGGGCGGGCCGGGGTGCTTCACGGTTGGAACTCAAAAGAGTACCAGGAGGCGCTCAAGACGGTTGATACCGCGATGAAATCCGTCTTGGACCTCTTCAATCACTACAATCTCTTAGACCGAACAGCCGTCCTCGTGACAACGCTCAGCACCAAGGGGAATGACGCCGGTGGGGA
The Candidatus Nitrospira nitrosa DNA segment above includes these coding regions:
- a CDS encoding alkaline phosphatase family protein, with the translated sequence MKQADHRHVMTHRSSRICTRLGALLACWLAIGASTPVYATPPVGEAAAPLNSVTEHVILFVLEGFSQDSLKSGAMPVLSKLVKEGSVTWSANAVQPALRLPMMASLVTGLPVEKHGITWNSFEFSRGYPRAPSLFDYLDVAGGRDSAVFFMDEALYQLAKPAPYTDYQLCGALRPECGAQKLVAYIQQYFQKASSGHGYGHAVHALPHLLVVHLPEAGRAGVLHGWNSKEYQEALKTVDTAMKSVLDLFNHYNLLDRTAVLVTTLSTKGNDAGGETTQAEAPAVPWIVSGAGIARGQVIRQPVSIIDTGATVMRMLKMETHTEWDSKVIEEIFQNDTAARAVPRAKKR